A part of Drosophila bipectinata strain 14024-0381.07 chromosome 3L, DbipHiC1v2, whole genome shotgun sequence genomic DNA contains:
- the Plp gene encoding early endosome antigen 1 isoform X10: MSRLKLEYEKQLNRKNKRHLTFDAARDLEQVICERDGLRELSKSFRSVLCRLAKCVANCEEDLNATLSEEVQRLLLHSRSQDGGDDLEVTLSSSLNNTRQMLRVPDVHSLLEVVEDPSLLQFIDSKSNEEPSEDFDLNDCLERLKSEASYLLHLSEDLNKQRPQNNESVEEEQEKQEHELCCEAEDGLKTTAAAVQQSVLAKFLRTNSLNDQQMGVASQRKNSNPEAGKTHSSLPPDLQQHAGNASELSFQLVELKNRLIKSETDRQKLQQQLTHTIDRNAELGQELQALRDQLSQLNSLNHTDYNEGYGLGTLKSLDQSSASFAALQERARHLLSSSPVKEQPSRDQANSTVVLLQMIEDFCREGDKVVECGKKDREDLQSQIDTADKQLKDTRRFLEDQAAEREQERDEFQREIERLKAQLRDKEKEHSSYANASEESNLAKNRHYAQLEAQLREVNHQLSESNAKRDKFEVELKASIDKIFVLREIISELETQVQTKALNEQVLAEKAKQLEEYVSLQIRDNDALQQEVHSLKTDIGEGYQSRIRLLEEKLQQGRATGEQGAILGQVAEKLRDIETTLEQKTKVLESLHNSNNASNSCSLSVTEDVSRPGSRPVTADGSPSHRSLTVEGVQRVTEKLDKHTRVEEAAIKRIRDLEMQVQQMRAGCVELQHERDSLQGRMDEQTQRISTLQNRLEEQRQRAEQLHRAGTSDLNTRVHELQGEVQNLSEQLAARDKQMATVRQQLQRSKDEIMRLEAELTVRTQPDRSLVEKLEAEVQQKGTEIGKLKEKIRTEMINRLALPDLMETMLADKNDEIDHLREQLEAKEKELQAVHQDGSLRSTPVAGLGAGDAGGKQDSGGKSSARTLSDIGSISEYPEPDVDRRAAMLSLNAPGLHISEGAGGFLHHTMETSKEAVANLTHKRTDDLSGFVAPYPVNTFEHPHYFQALGVTAQSSDGLTPGLVPRQINFSNLTAEDSKLKTPSLLIQTPEMPKPTTPSEVQQLRQKLTILEKEKQRQQSEMETKLQDLQKQLQQEQEQLGRQAQSLRSHQESEQKYRLRIESLESKILEAAAQEAAERENLRRELNCVSAAHEQCEDAAAARKRELEVLNGEVKLKADQLQASQRRCTELELQVQSLERDLERLKNSDNSSKQYSVDEIAQQVEKELNYSAQLDSNILKAIESEEENNLDKKLLQKEVQTEEEHLPGTGNGTDDENFTGERELLNQLEALKAQLAVEREQCEALSKELLGEKQHSQEIQEQDVVIIEAMRKRLETALDEEDELHKQLDQERERCERLQTQLTSLQRAESRRNSSLLLKSPNDSPRKSPRADFETELGDRLRSEIKLLAAQNERERERYADAQRNNERERQRFEKELQERVAYCERLKQEMEKLSRDKESAELELEHFNERLTLQATEIESLEARLVTLQEAETRRANTRTRQHQETVKLQAEIHELKSKLLAAEAARDCLDQKVTQLRFDVSRSSQREAKLAEALAQANDRLAHSTDDNVPAQFLQKMQEINALVAENTQENRQMAETVQFLVGERIALQKKCEELGGSGNTNVAELEERCRQLIGRYLRVESHRKALVYQKRYLKLTLEGYQASEQLALQNLRGGPPPVQRNIKKKFKTVALAIIAIQRIKYIGRIWHTGKRIVSKSVFTITQQRNGPGLNVNVAPPPSPLPVPNSNLPTNSNNSNNSNLTGRLNYAPVSPTMINYGNLQPIVMPSDFALQAPTTSLHTTFTSTSNHNNNNNNNNSNENSLPSLARLDWPTMQKPKRAHARHH; this comes from the exons ATGTCGCGCCTGAAACTAGAATACGAGAAGCAGCTGAACCGGAAGAACAAGCGTCACCTCACCTTCGATGCGGCCAGGGACCTGGAGCAGGTGATCTGCGAACGAGATGGCCTCAGGGAACTGTCGAAGAGTTTCCGCTCGGTGCTCTGTCGACTGGCCAAGTGCGTGGCCAACTGCGAGGAGGACCTGAATGCCACGCTGTCGGAGGAGGTGCAGCGCCTGCTGCTCCACAGCCGCAGTCAGGATGGAGGCGACGATCTGGAGGTTACCCTCAGCAGTTCCCTGAACAACACCAGGCAAATGCTCCGAGTGCCGGATGTGCACAGTCTGCTGGAAGTGGTCGAGGATCCCAGTTTGCTGCAGTTCATCGACAGCAAGAGCAACGAAGAGCCCAGCGAGGACTTTGACTTGAACGACTGCCTGGAGAGGTTGAAGTCGGAGGCATCCTACCTCCTGCATTTGTCGGAGGATTTGAATAAGCAGCGTCCCCAAAACAACGAGTCCGTGGAGGAAGAGCAGGAGAAGCAGGAGCATGAGCTGTGTTGCGAGGCAGAGGATGGCCTGAAGACCACAGCTGCCGCAGTGCAGCAATCGGTGCTTGCCAAGTTCCTGCGCACCAATTCCCTGAATGATCAGCAAATGGGAGTGGCCAGTCAGCGCAAGAACAGTAACCCAGAGGCGGGAAAAACCCATAGCTCTCTCCCGCCAGACCTCCAGCAGCATGCCGGCAATGCATCGGAGCTCTCCTTCCAGCTGGTGGAGTTGAAGAATCGGTTAATCAAGTCGGAGACGGATCGCCAGaaactgcagcagcaactgaCCCACACAATCGACCGGAATGCCGAACTGGGGCAGGAACTCCAGGCCCTGAGGGATCAGCTGTCCCAGCTGAATTCCCTTAACCACACGGACTATAACGAGGGCTATGGCCTGGGAACGCTGAAGAGCCTGGACCAATCTTCCGCCAGTTTTGCTGCCCTCCAGGAGCGAGCCCGTCACCTGCTTTCCTCGTCCCCCGTGAAGGAGCAGCCATCCAGGGACCAGGCCAATTCCACTGTGGTGTTGCTCCAAATGATTGAAGACTTTTGCCGCGAGGGAGACAAAGTGGTGGAGTGCGGCAAAAAGGATCGGGAAGATCTGCAATCTCAG ATCGATACCGCTGACAAGCAGCTGAAGGATACTCGGCGTTTCCTGGAGGATCAGGCCGCCGAACGCGAACAGGAACGTGACGAGTTCCAGCGCGAAATCGAGCGGCTGAAGGCTCAGTTACGCGACAAGGAGAAGGAGCACAGCTCCTATGCCAATGCCTCCGAGGAG TCGAATTTAGCGAAGAACCGGCAT TATGCCCAACTGGAGGCCCAGTTAAGGGAAGTCAACCATCAGCTGAGCGAATCCAATGCCAAGCGGGACAAATTCGAAGTAGAACTGAAGGCTTCGATAGACAAGATCTTCGTACTGCGAGAGATCATCTCGGAGCTGGAAACCCAGGTCCAGACCAAGGCCCTCAACGAGCAAGTCCTGGCAGAGAAGGCCAAGCAACTGGAGGAGTATGTCAGTCTGCAGATACGAGACAACGATGCCCTCCAGCAGGAAGTTCACAGCCTGAAGACCGACATTGGCGAGGGCTACCAGTCCAGGATCCGCCTGCTGGAGGAGAAGTTGCAGCAAGGAAGGGCCACCGGTGAACAGGGTGCTATTCTGGGGCAAGTGGCCGAAAAGCTGCGAGACATTGAAACCACTCTGGAGCAGAAGACCAAAGTCCTAGAGTCGCTACACAACTCCAACAATGCCTCCAATTCGTGCAGCTTAAGTGTCACGGAGGATGTCTCCCGTCCTGGAAGTAGGCCTGTCACGGCGGACGGATCTCCCTCGCATCGCTCCCTCACGGTAGAAGGCGTCCAGCGGGTAACCGAAAAGCTGGACAAGCACACCCGAGTCGAGGAGGCGGCTATCAAGAGGATTCGTGACCTGGAGATGCAGGTCCAACAAATGCGCGCTGGCTGTGTG gAACTCCAACATGAAAGGGATTCGCTGCAGGGTCGCATGGACGAGCAGACCCAAAGAATATCAACGCTGCAGAACCGCCTGGAGGAGCAGCGCCAACGGGCAGAGCAATTGCACCGTGCTGGCACCTCTGACCTCAATACCCGGGTCCATGAACTCCAGGGCGAAGTCCAGAATCTAAGCGAGCAGTTGGCCGCAAGGGACAAGCAAATGGCTACCGTGCGGCAGCAACTGCAACGCAGCAAGGATGAGATCATGCGCCTGGAGGCGGAGCTCACAGTGCGCACCCAACCAGATCGCAGTCTGGTGGAGAAACTGGAGGCGGAAGTGCAGCAGAAAGGTACTGAAATCGGTAAACTGAAGGAGAAGATACGCACCGAGATGATCAACCGACTGGCATTGCCCGATCTTATGGAAACCATGCTGGCAGACAAGAACGATGAGATCGATCACCTGCGCGAGCAACTGGAAGCCAAGGAGAAGGAGCTCCAGGCTGTTCATCAAGATGGAAGTCTGCGTTCCACACCAGTAGCGGGACTAGGAGCTGGAGATGCGGGAGGCAAGCAGGACTCGGGTGGCAAGTCGAGTGCCCGCACACTGAGCGACATTGGATCGATTTCAGAGTATCCAGAACCGGATGTGGACAGGAGAGCAGCGATGCTGAGTCTGAATGCTCCTGGCCTTCACATCAGCGAAGGGGCGGGTGGCTTCCTGCATCACACAATG GAAACATCCAAGGAAGCGGTTGCCAACTTAACACACAAGCGCACCGACGATTTAAGTGGCTTTGTGGCTCCTTATCCCGTGAACACTTTTGAGCATCCGCACTACTTCCAGGCCCTGGGTGTTACAGCCCAGAGTAGTGATGGCCTCACACCAGGTCTAGTGCCACGCCAAATCAACTTCTCCAATCTCACGGCAGAGGATTCCAAGCTAAAGACCCCAAGTCTCTTGATACAAACCCCAGAAATGCCCAAACCCACAACGCCATCGGAAGTCCAACAATTGCGCCAAAAGCTAACCATTTTGGAGAAGGAGAAGCAGCGTCAGCAATCCGAAATGGAAACAAAGCTACAGGATTTGCAAAAGCAACtccagcaggagcaggagcaacTGGGTCGCCAGGCCCAAAGCCTGCGCAGCCACCAGGAAAGTGAGCAGAAGTACAGACTCCGGATTGAATCTCTAGAGTCCAAGATTCTCGAGGCAGCCGCCCAGGAGGCCGCCGAGCGCGAGAATCTCCGCCGAGAACTCAACTGTGTCAGTGCTGCGCATGAGCAGTGCGAGGATGCGGCTGCTGCCCGTAAGAGGGAGCTGGAAGTCCTCAATGGGGAAGTGAAACTCAAGGCTGATCAACTGCAGGCTTCTCAACGTCGCTGCACTGAGCTGGAACTCCAAGTTCAAAGCCTAGAAAGGGATCTGGAACGTCTCAAAAACAGCGACAATAGCTCGAAGCAGTATTCCGTGGACGAAATCGCCCAGCAGGTGGAAAAGGAACTAAACTACTCCGCCCAGTTGGATTCCAATATTCTAAAGGCCATTGAAAGCGAGGAGGAGAACAATCTGGACAAGAAGCTGCTGCAGAAAGAGGTTCAAACGGAGGAGGAACATCTGCCGGGCACTGGCAACGGCACCGACGATGAGAACTTCACCGGCGAGCGGGAGCTGCTAAACCAACTGGAAGCCCTGAAGGCTCAACTGGCCGTGGAGAGGGAGCAATGTGAGGCCTTGAGCAAGGAGTTGCTGGGCGAGAAGCAGCACTCTCAGGAAATCCAAGAGCAGGATGTAGTGATCATCGAGGCCATGAGAAAGCGACTGGAAACCGCTCTGGATGAGGAGGACGAGCTGCACAAGCAGTTGGATCAGGAACGAGAACGTTGCGAGAGACTGCAGACTCAGTTAACTTCCCTGCAGCGAGCTGAGAGTCGCCGGAATAGTTCTCTGCTCCTCAAATCCCCCAATGATTCCCCTCGCAAGTCCCCAAGAGCCGACTTTGAAACGGAACTTGGAGATCGCCTGCGCAGTGAAATCAAGCTACTGGCGGCCCAAAACGAGAGGGAAAGGGAGCGCTATGCGGATGCCCAGAGAAACAACGAGCGGGAACGCCAGCGGTTCGAAAAAGAGCTCCAAGAACGGGTGGCCTACTGCGAGCGACTAAAACAGGAGATGGAAAAGCTATCTCGGGACAAGGAATCAGCTGAACTCGAACTGGAACACTTCAATGAGCGCCTGACCCTGCAAGCCACTGAGATCGAGAGCCTGGAGGCCAGACTGGTTACCCTCCAAGAGGCGGAAACGCGAAGAGCCAACACTCGCACCCGCCAGCACCAGGAAACTGTGAAGCTCCAGGCCGAGATCCATGAACTGAAATCAAAACTCCTGGCCGCCGAAGCAGCTCGGGACTGCCTGGATCAAAAGGTCACCCAGTTGCGATTCGATGTGAGTCGTTCCAGTCAAAGGGAAGCCAAGCTGGCCGAGGCTCTGGCCCAGGCCAATGATCGTCTCGCTCATAGCACGGATGACAATGTGCCGGCACAGTTTCTCCAAAAGATGCAAGAGATCAATGCCCTGGTGGCGGAGAATACCCAGGAGAACAGGCAGATGGCCGAGACAGTCCAGTTCCTGGTGGGTGAGAGGATTGCGCTGCAAAAGAAATGCGAGGAACTGGGTGGATCTGGCAATACCAATGTGGCAGAGCTGGAGGAGCGCTGCCGGCAGCTAATCGGTCGCTACCTGCGAGTGGAGTCCCATCGCAAGGCATTGGTCTACCAGAAGCGGTATTTGAAACTAACCCTGGAAGGCTACCAGGCCAGTGAGCAGCTGGCTCTGCAAAATCTCCGAGGAGGACCACCGCCTGTACAgcgaaatattaaaaagaagTTCAA GACTGTAGCCCTGGCCATCATTGCCATTCAGCGCATCAAGTACATTGGACGCATTTGGCATACTGGAAAGCGAATTGTTAGCAAGTCGGTCTTCACCATAACCCAGCAGAG AAACGGTCCTGGACTCAATGTGAATGTGGCACCGCCCCCCTCTCCACTGCCAGTGCCCAACTCGAATCTACCCACCAATagcaacaatagcaacaacagcaacctGACGGGTCGACTTAATTATGCGCCCGTATCGCCAACAATGATTAATTATGGGAACTTGCAACCGATTGTGATGCCTTCGGATTTTGCCCTCCAAGCGCCAACAACATCGTTGCACACCACCTTCACCTCCACCAGCAAccacaataataataataataataacaatagtAATGAAAACAGTTTGCCATCATTGGCCAGGTTGGATTGGCCAACAATGCAAAAGCCCAAAAGAGCACATGCGCGCCATCATTGA
- the Plp gene encoding flagellar attachment zone protein 1 isoform X11 yields the protein MFQFPKIVPNFEAKRELQHERDSLQGRMDEQTQRISTLQNRLEEQRQRAEQLHRAGTSDLNTRVHELQGEVQNLSEQLAARDKQMATVRQQLQRSKDEIMRLEAELTVRTQPDRSLVEKLEAEVQQKGTEIGKLKEKIRTEMINRLALPDLMETMLADKNDEIDHLREQLEAKEKELQAVHQDGSLRSTPVAGLGAGDAGGKQDSGGKSSARTLSDIGSISEYPEPDVDRRAAMLSLNAPGLHISEGAGGFLHHTMETSKEAVANLTHKRTDDLSGFVAPYPVNTFEHPHYFQALGVTAQSSDGLTPGLVPRQINFSNLTAEDSKLKTPSLLIQTPEMPKPTTPSEVQQLRQKLTILEKEKQRQQSEMETKLQDLQKQLQQEQEQLGRQAQSLRSHQESEQKYRLRIESLESKILEAAAQEAAERENLRRELNCVSAAHEQCEDAAAARKRELEVLNGEVKLKADQLQASQRRCTELELQVQSLERDLERLKNSDNSSKQYSVDEIAQQVEKELNYSAQLDSNILKAIESEEENNLDKKLLQKEVQTEEEHLPGTGNGTDDENFTGERELLNQLEALKAQLAVEREQCEALSKELLGEKQHSQEIQEQDVVIIEAMRKRLETALDEEDELHKQLDQERERCERLQTQLTSLQRAESRRNSSLLLKSPNDSPRKSPRADFETELGDRLRSEIKLLAAQNERERERYADAQRNNERERQRFEKELQERVAYCERLKQEMEKLSRDKESAELELEHFNERLTLQATEIESLEARLVTLQEAETRRANTRTRQHQETVKLQAEIHELKSKLLAAEAARDCLDQKVTQLRFDVSRSSQREAKLAEALAQANDRLAHSTDDNVPAQFLQKMQEINALVAENTQENRQMAETVQFLVGERIALQKKCEELGGSGNTNVAELEERCRQLIGRYLRVESHRKALVYQKRYLKLTLEGYQASEQLALQNLRGGPPPVQRNIKKKFKTVALAIIAIQRIKYIGRIWHTGKRIVSKSVFTITQQRNGPGLNVNVAPPPSPLPVPNSNLPTNSNNSNNSNLTGRLNYAPVSPTMINYGNLQPIVMPSDFALQAPTTSLHTTFTSTSNHNNNNNNNNSNENSLPSLARLDWPTMQKPKRAHARHH from the exons ATGTTTCAGTTCCCGAAGATTGTGCCCAATTTTGAGGCAAAGAGA gAACTCCAACATGAAAGGGATTCGCTGCAGGGTCGCATGGACGAGCAGACCCAAAGAATATCAACGCTGCAGAACCGCCTGGAGGAGCAGCGCCAACGGGCAGAGCAATTGCACCGTGCTGGCACCTCTGACCTCAATACCCGGGTCCATGAACTCCAGGGCGAAGTCCAGAATCTAAGCGAGCAGTTGGCCGCAAGGGACAAGCAAATGGCTACCGTGCGGCAGCAACTGCAACGCAGCAAGGATGAGATCATGCGCCTGGAGGCGGAGCTCACAGTGCGCACCCAACCAGATCGCAGTCTGGTGGAGAAACTGGAGGCGGAAGTGCAGCAGAAAGGTACTGAAATCGGTAAACTGAAGGAGAAGATACGCACCGAGATGATCAACCGACTGGCATTGCCCGATCTTATGGAAACCATGCTGGCAGACAAGAACGATGAGATCGATCACCTGCGCGAGCAACTGGAAGCCAAGGAGAAGGAGCTCCAGGCTGTTCATCAAGATGGAAGTCTGCGTTCCACACCAGTAGCGGGACTAGGAGCTGGAGATGCGGGAGGCAAGCAGGACTCGGGTGGCAAGTCGAGTGCCCGCACACTGAGCGACATTGGATCGATTTCAGAGTATCCAGAACCGGATGTGGACAGGAGAGCAGCGATGCTGAGTCTGAATGCTCCTGGCCTTCACATCAGCGAAGGGGCGGGTGGCTTCCTGCATCACACAATG GAAACATCCAAGGAAGCGGTTGCCAACTTAACACACAAGCGCACCGACGATTTAAGTGGCTTTGTGGCTCCTTATCCCGTGAACACTTTTGAGCATCCGCACTACTTCCAGGCCCTGGGTGTTACAGCCCAGAGTAGTGATGGCCTCACACCAGGTCTAGTGCCACGCCAAATCAACTTCTCCAATCTCACGGCAGAGGATTCCAAGCTAAAGACCCCAAGTCTCTTGATACAAACCCCAGAAATGCCCAAACCCACAACGCCATCGGAAGTCCAACAATTGCGCCAAAAGCTAACCATTTTGGAGAAGGAGAAGCAGCGTCAGCAATCCGAAATGGAAACAAAGCTACAGGATTTGCAAAAGCAACtccagcaggagcaggagcaacTGGGTCGCCAGGCCCAAAGCCTGCGCAGCCACCAGGAAAGTGAGCAGAAGTACAGACTCCGGATTGAATCTCTAGAGTCCAAGATTCTCGAGGCAGCCGCCCAGGAGGCCGCCGAGCGCGAGAATCTCCGCCGAGAACTCAACTGTGTCAGTGCTGCGCATGAGCAGTGCGAGGATGCGGCTGCTGCCCGTAAGAGGGAGCTGGAAGTCCTCAATGGGGAAGTGAAACTCAAGGCTGATCAACTGCAGGCTTCTCAACGTCGCTGCACTGAGCTGGAACTCCAAGTTCAAAGCCTAGAAAGGGATCTGGAACGTCTCAAAAACAGCGACAATAGCTCGAAGCAGTATTCCGTGGACGAAATCGCCCAGCAGGTGGAAAAGGAACTAAACTACTCCGCCCAGTTGGATTCCAATATTCTAAAGGCCATTGAAAGCGAGGAGGAGAACAATCTGGACAAGAAGCTGCTGCAGAAAGAGGTTCAAACGGAGGAGGAACATCTGCCGGGCACTGGCAACGGCACCGACGATGAGAACTTCACCGGCGAGCGGGAGCTGCTAAACCAACTGGAAGCCCTGAAGGCTCAACTGGCCGTGGAGAGGGAGCAATGTGAGGCCTTGAGCAAGGAGTTGCTGGGCGAGAAGCAGCACTCTCAGGAAATCCAAGAGCAGGATGTAGTGATCATCGAGGCCATGAGAAAGCGACTGGAAACCGCTCTGGATGAGGAGGACGAGCTGCACAAGCAGTTGGATCAGGAACGAGAACGTTGCGAGAGACTGCAGACTCAGTTAACTTCCCTGCAGCGAGCTGAGAGTCGCCGGAATAGTTCTCTGCTCCTCAAATCCCCCAATGATTCCCCTCGCAAGTCCCCAAGAGCCGACTTTGAAACGGAACTTGGAGATCGCCTGCGCAGTGAAATCAAGCTACTGGCGGCCCAAAACGAGAGGGAAAGGGAGCGCTATGCGGATGCCCAGAGAAACAACGAGCGGGAACGCCAGCGGTTCGAAAAAGAGCTCCAAGAACGGGTGGCCTACTGCGAGCGACTAAAACAGGAGATGGAAAAGCTATCTCGGGACAAGGAATCAGCTGAACTCGAACTGGAACACTTCAATGAGCGCCTGACCCTGCAAGCCACTGAGATCGAGAGCCTGGAGGCCAGACTGGTTACCCTCCAAGAGGCGGAAACGCGAAGAGCCAACACTCGCACCCGCCAGCACCAGGAAACTGTGAAGCTCCAGGCCGAGATCCATGAACTGAAATCAAAACTCCTGGCCGCCGAAGCAGCTCGGGACTGCCTGGATCAAAAGGTCACCCAGTTGCGATTCGATGTGAGTCGTTCCAGTCAAAGGGAAGCCAAGCTGGCCGAGGCTCTGGCCCAGGCCAATGATCGTCTCGCTCATAGCACGGATGACAATGTGCCGGCACAGTTTCTCCAAAAGATGCAAGAGATCAATGCCCTGGTGGCGGAGAATACCCAGGAGAACAGGCAGATGGCCGAGACAGTCCAGTTCCTGGTGGGTGAGAGGATTGCGCTGCAAAAGAAATGCGAGGAACTGGGTGGATCTGGCAATACCAATGTGGCAGAGCTGGAGGAGCGCTGCCGGCAGCTAATCGGTCGCTACCTGCGAGTGGAGTCCCATCGCAAGGCATTGGTCTACCAGAAGCGGTATTTGAAACTAACCCTGGAAGGCTACCAGGCCAGTGAGCAGCTGGCTCTGCAAAATCTCCGAGGAGGACCACCGCCTGTACAgcgaaatattaaaaagaagTTCAA GACTGTAGCCCTGGCCATCATTGCCATTCAGCGCATCAAGTACATTGGACGCATTTGGCATACTGGAAAGCGAATTGTTAGCAAGTCGGTCTTCACCATAACCCAGCAGAG AAACGGTCCTGGACTCAATGTGAATGTGGCACCGCCCCCCTCTCCACTGCCAGTGCCCAACTCGAATCTACCCACCAATagcaacaatagcaacaacagcaacctGACGGGTCGACTTAATTATGCGCCCGTATCGCCAACAATGATTAATTATGGGAACTTGCAACCGATTGTGATGCCTTCGGATTTTGCCCTCCAAGCGCCAACAACATCGTTGCACACCACCTTCACCTCCACCAGCAAccacaataataataataataataacaatagtAATGAAAACAGTTTGCCATCATTGGCCAGGTTGGATTGGCCAACAATGCAAAAGCCCAAAAGAGCACATGCGCGCCATCATTGA
- the LOC108132628 gene encoding probable nuclear transport factor 2 translates to MDSIFDFEEISSSFIDQYYGLFDDPDKREELSNFYNSSSSLLSFQGEQIPGPRISDKFYSLPNQRIKRIVRSMDAQPVGDDRILIHVHGVLQCEEDLPQNFSQVFLLQSGEHGYFIAHDIFRTQVI, encoded by the coding sequence ATGGATTCTATTTTCGATTTTGAGGAAATATCCAGTTCTTTCATCGATCAGTACTACGGCCTTTTCGATGATCCTGACAAGCGAGAGGAATTGTCCAATTTCTATAACTCTTCTAGCTCTTTGCTGAGCTTTCAGGGCGAACAGATTCCCGGTCCAAGAATTAGTGATAAGTTTTATAGTCTGCCGAATCAACGGATCAAGCGTATTGTCAGATCAATGGACGCGCAACCCGTCGGCGATGATAGAATACTGATCCACGTCCACGGGGTCTTGCAGTGCGAGGAGGACTTGCCCCAAAACTTTTCTCAGGTCTTCTTGCTTCAGAGCGGTGAGCATGGCTATTTCATAGCCCACGATATTTTCCGAACTCAAGTTATCTAA